Genomic segment of Gammaproteobacteria bacterium:
ATAAAGATCTTCACGGAATGCGCCCTGCTGGACACGACTTGTCAGATCTCGGTGGGTGGCTGCAATGATGCGAACATCGGCAGTCACGGGATGGCGTCCGCCGACACGGTAGAATTGGCCTTCTTGCAGCACACGAAGTAGCCGCGTTTGCGCGGAAATCGGCATGTCACCGATTTCGTCGAGGAATAGTGTCCCACCAGTGGCCGACTCGAATAGCCCAAGACGACGTTCGTTGGCGCCGGTAAAGGCACCTTTTTCATGGCCGAAGAGCTCGGCTTCAATCAGTTCGGCAGGTATCGCCGCCATGTTGACGGCAACAAACGGCGCATGACGTCTGGGACTCGAGTGATGAATGGCCCGTGCCACCATTTCTTTTCCGCTGCCGCTTTCGCCGGTGATCAGTACCGTAACCTCAGAGCGCGACAACCGACCAATGGCGCGGAAGATGTTCTGCATGGCCGGTGAACGACCGATGAGACGCGTTGACGTCTCAGAATTTGTCATGGTCGTTGTTTCATCACTGATGAGGGCGCGTTCCACCAGCGCGATCAGTTCTTCTAAATCAAAGGGTTTTGGCAAATAATCGAAGGCGCCAGCATCGAAGGCGGCCAAGGTCGTTTCCAAATCGGAATGGGCGGTGATCAGGATGACGGGCAAATCACTGTCCTTTTCCTTGATCTTCTGGATAAAGGACAGGCCGTCGGTGCCGGGCATACGAATGTCGCTGATGACGACGTCGGGGCGTCTGGCAGTGAATGCCTGCCAGGCGGTTTCGGCATCCGCACAGGCGTGTACCGAGAAGTCGTGGTCTTCCAGCGCCGCTTCTATCACGCAGCGAATGGATTCATCATCGTCGACCAGCAGAATGTGTTTTTGAGGTTTGCTGTTCATGATCAGTTATCGGCATATAAATTGAAAAACAGGTGCCCTCGGCACTGGTTTGGCATTGGATGGCACCGCCTTGCGACACAATGGCCTGGTGGGCAATGCTGAGCCCAAGGCCAAGACCGTTCGGGCGCCCCGGATTTAAGGGGGCGAACAGATTTTTGTACACGTGCTCTGGCAATCCGGGGCCGTTATCTGCGATTTCGACACGGATCGCGGTTCGATGCGCGACATCGCGAATGATCACCCCCCGCGCAATGCGCGTTGTGATACGAATTTCTCCTCCTTGACCGGCGAGCGCTTGAATTGCGTTTCGCAACAAGTTCAGAATGGCCTGATAAAACGCATGGCGGCGAAACGCGATGTCGGGAAGGCTCGGATCGTAGTCACGCCGTATGGTCAGTCCCGGCGGTTTTTCCATTAGCACCAAGGCAAGCGCCTCTTCAAGCACCTGATGGACATTACCGAGTACTTTGGGTTCCCGTTGCCCATGGCCCAATAGTCGTTCCACCAGATCGGCCAAGCGATCCACTTCGCGAATCACAATGTCGGTCAACCGGCGTTCTGACGGGCTGATTTTCTTGGCCAGCAGTTGTGCGGCACCGCGGAGTCCGGCGAGTGGGTTGCGAACCTCGTGTGCTAAGTTGCGCAGCACATGATGCATGGCACTGTCCGGAAGTTGGTTGGCCTGGCTAAGTAACAAACCCGTGGGGGCTAAATGCTGAATTTCGACAAGAAACTGATGCGGATCAGA
This window contains:
- the ntrC gene encoding nitrogen regulation protein NR(I), encoding MNSKPQKHILLVDDDESIRCVIEAALEDHDFSVHACADAETAWQAFTARRPDVVISDIRMPGTDGLSFIQKIKEKDSDLPVILITAHSDLETTLAAFDAGAFDYLPKPFDLEELIALVERALISDETTTMTNSETSTRLIGRSPAMQNIFRAIGRLSRSEVTVLITGESGSGKEMVARAIHHSSPRRHAPFVAVNMAAIPAELIEAELFGHEKGAFTGANERRLGLFESATGGTLFLDEIGDMPISAQTRLLRVLQEGQFYRVGGRHPVTADVRIIAATHRDLTSRVQQGAFREDLYHRLNVVQLALPPLRERTDDIPELVEYFLEAAAKETGMPKKRIDASAMARLQQFPWPGNVRQLQNLCRWLTVMVSGRLIQLSDLPAEYQNTVASAEVDWQTALRAEIRRLLKQSDRDAIRKLLPSIEHLLLSEVLAFTNGHRQQTAEWLGWGRNTVTRKLKHHPSGGHK